In one Streptomyces sp. NBC_01241 genomic region, the following are encoded:
- a CDS encoding transglycosylase SLT domain-containing protein: MTTYTQIRTSRIARLRTLTVAGVATVGAAAAALTLTSTSAQAAEMAPATVSASVVKASADGGQGGTGYANNLDGWIKESLAIMKAKGIPGTYDGLHRNIMRESGGNPSAQNNWDVNAKNGVPSKGLLQVIQPTFNAYHVGGTVNDLTNPVANITAAANYAADRYGSIDNVNSAY; encoded by the coding sequence ATGACCACGTACACGCAGATCCGCACCAGCCGCATCGCCCGCCTCCGCACGCTGACCGTCGCCGGTGTCGCCACCGTGGGTGCCGCAGCAGCAGCCCTCACGCTGACGTCGACATCCGCGCAGGCCGCCGAGATGGCACCGGCGACGGTGAGCGCCTCCGTGGTCAAGGCATCGGCGGACGGCGGCCAGGGCGGCACGGGATACGCCAACAACCTCGACGGCTGGATCAAGGAGTCGCTGGCCATCATGAAGGCCAAGGGCATCCCCGGCACCTACGACGGTCTGCACCGCAACATCATGCGCGAGTCGGGCGGCAACCCCAGCGCTCAGAACAACTGGGACGTCAACGCGAAGAACGGTGTGCCGTCCAAGGGGCTGCTCCAGGTCATCCAGCCGACCTTCAACGCCTACCACGTCGGTGGCACCGTGAACGACCTCACCAACCCGGTGGCCAACATCACCGCGGCCGCCAACTACGCGGCCGACCGCTACGGGTCGATCGACAACGTCAACTCCGCCTACTGA
- a CDS encoding helix-turn-helix domain-containing protein: MTADNPLGPLDDDHYPAYTMGQAAEMLGTTPAFLRAVGETRLITPLRSEGGHRRYSRYQLKVAARARELVDQGTPVEAACRIVVLEDQLAEARRVNEDLHRAAIESRPGTGA, encoded by the coding sequence ATGACCGCAGACAACCCTCTCGGCCCTCTCGACGACGACCACTACCCCGCCTACACCATGGGACAGGCCGCCGAAATGCTCGGCACCACTCCTGCCTTCCTGCGGGCCGTCGGAGAAACCCGCCTCATCACTCCGCTGCGGTCCGAGGGCGGGCACCGCCGCTACTCCCGCTACCAGCTGAAGGTCGCCGCCCGCGCCCGCGAACTCGTCGACCAGGGCACGCCGGTCGAGGCGGCCTGCCGCATCGTCGTCCTCGAGGACCAGCTCGCCGAAGCCCGGCGCGTCAACGAAGACCTGCACCGGGCCGCAATCGAGTCCCGCCCCGGCACCGGAGCCTGA
- a CDS encoding PP2C family protein-serine/threonine phosphatase, with the protein MDLSERIARLRKSWRPGHALLVIPLSLIVVITVVDILAPEDIRLGPLLVIAPAITASFAGPLSTAVIGILAVAGQAYIGLHFGALTSRSVLVQIAAIAVLSALVVFFCLMRERHGRELARVRSVAEAAQQVLLWPLPDRIGPLRVASLYLAAEDEALIGGDLYAATRTEGGTHVMIGDVRGKGLAAIGEAALLLGAFREAAHQHTSLPALAAALERSVGRYQADFEPESEAGERFVTALLLEIPDHDPIIRMTSCGHPAPLLLSPGHSVSVPSLHPAPPLGVGGTGQTGYTVDVFTFEEGDTLLLYTDGIIEARGREGDFYPFAERAARWTDSSPEILLRHLRRDLLAHAGGYLGDDAAVIAIHRAPAENSRLHHGEAARSDGFPHGSGGTGPSREC; encoded by the coding sequence GTGGATCTCAGTGAACGCATCGCGCGTCTGCGGAAGTCATGGCGGCCGGGCCATGCGCTACTGGTGATCCCTCTTTCGCTCATCGTCGTGATCACGGTTGTGGACATTCTGGCCCCGGAGGACATCCGTCTGGGGCCGCTGCTGGTCATCGCTCCCGCGATCACCGCCTCGTTCGCCGGTCCGCTGTCCACCGCGGTGATCGGAATCCTGGCCGTGGCGGGCCAGGCGTACATCGGTCTGCACTTCGGCGCGCTGACCTCCCGGAGCGTGCTCGTGCAGATTGCCGCCATCGCCGTGCTCTCGGCGCTGGTCGTGTTCTTCTGCCTGATGCGCGAGCGGCACGGCCGGGAACTCGCCCGGGTGCGGTCGGTGGCCGAAGCCGCGCAGCAGGTCCTGCTGTGGCCGCTCCCCGACCGCATCGGGCCGCTGCGGGTCGCCTCGCTGTACCTGGCCGCGGAGGACGAGGCCCTGATCGGGGGCGATCTGTACGCGGCCACCCGTACCGAGGGCGGAACCCACGTGATGATCGGCGATGTGAGAGGCAAGGGCCTGGCCGCCATCGGAGAAGCCGCTCTCCTGCTCGGCGCCTTCCGCGAGGCCGCCCACCAGCACACCAGCCTGCCCGCACTCGCCGCCGCGCTCGAACGGAGTGTCGGCCGCTACCAAGCCGACTTCGAACCGGAAAGCGAGGCCGGGGAACGTTTCGTCACCGCCCTCCTGCTGGAGATCCCCGACCACGACCCCATCATCCGCATGACCAGCTGCGGACACCCTGCCCCCCTGCTGCTCAGCCCAGGACATTCCGTCTCCGTCCCGAGTCTGCACCCCGCACCCCCGCTGGGAGTCGGCGGCACAGGGCAGACGGGCTATACCGTTGACGTGTTCACCTTCGAGGAAGGCGACACCCTTCTCCTCTACACCGACGGCATCATCGAAGCACGCGGCCGAGAGGGAGATTTCTATCCGTTCGCCGAACGGGCCGCCCGGTGGACCGACAGTTCTCCGGAGATTCTCCTGCGCCACCTGCGCCGCGACCTCCTGGCGCACGCGGGCGGGTATCTCGGTGACGACGCCGCTGTCATCGCGATCCACCGCGCTCCTGCCGAAAATTCGAGACTCCATCACGGAGAGGCCGCCCGGTCCGACGGCTTCCCTCACGGCTCCGGAGGAACGGGTCCTTCACGGGAGTGCTGA
- a CDS encoding DUF4232 domain-containing protein, producing the protein MRTINRNCNRNVVLGAAATAVLALALTACGGEDSGTKAADPANGATPAAASQPADVAKAGDSVVNTGTPQAVSAGKGTAKEETAKASGGNTDTDSYAYTHPCKSQKLSVHVTSRAGAATQRVIEVRNLGASACGLSYFPRVSLGNSHSADHSKDVRPLVPSGLGGAPAYPVRAGKTAYAVIDINPRGATTGTVAGIDEMNVLADDAHMPNAETHNFPLGSGAKVLKPKLGLYRSTIADAVSSMTQADTQS; encoded by the coding sequence ATGCGTACGATCAACCGCAACTGCAACCGCAACGTCGTCCTCGGCGCCGCAGCCACTGCCGTTCTCGCCCTGGCACTGACCGCCTGCGGCGGGGAAGACAGCGGCACGAAGGCCGCCGACCCGGCGAACGGCGCCACGCCGGCCGCCGCCTCCCAGCCCGCCGACGTCGCGAAGGCCGGCGACTCGGTGGTGAACACCGGGACCCCGCAAGCAGTCTCCGCAGGCAAAGGCACCGCCAAGGAGGAAACCGCGAAGGCGAGCGGCGGCAACACGGACACCGACAGCTACGCCTACACGCATCCGTGTAAGAGCCAGAAGCTGTCGGTGCACGTGACCAGCCGTGCCGGCGCGGCCACCCAGCGGGTGATCGAGGTGCGCAACCTCGGTGCGAGCGCCTGCGGCCTGAGCTACTTCCCACGGGTCAGCCTGGGCAACTCGCACTCCGCGGACCACAGCAAGGACGTCAGGCCGCTGGTCCCCAGCGGTCTCGGCGGCGCACCCGCATACCCGGTCCGGGCCGGAAAGACCGCCTACGCGGTGATCGACATCAACCCGCGCGGTGCGACCACGGGGACCGTGGCCGGGATCGACGAGATGAACGTGCTGGCCGACGACGCTCACATGCCCAACGCGGAAACGCACAACTTCCCGCTCGGCTCCGGCGCGAAGGTACTCAAGCCGAAGCTGGGCCTCTACCGGAGCACGATCGCCGACGCCGTGAGCTCCATGACCCAGGCGGACACCCAGTCCTGA
- a CDS encoding PP2C family protein-serine/threonine phosphatase yields MPAAPAWMRWLPAFYIAGILVIEPITPVQWPVSFLLVALPVIAAFAHGPAVVGALTVFAIVFEGVLAGTPCCAGRPVSYVWDRHYVTAYLCTALVGVLGTLLAAHRVRRERTLATVRFVAEIAQRVLLSPVPHRIGPIQVETLYLSADAEARIGGDLYEAVPTTYGLRLVIGDVRGKGLPAVETAATLLGAFREAAHDEPDLATVVRRVETSMNRRAARLAGSDMAERFVTAIIAEIPRRHVVRIVNCGHPPPLLIRSDGVTELETADPAPPLNLGMLLTEAYHVDEYPFCPGDQLLLYTDGVTEARDSAGAFYPLPERVLSWGPLPPRELLDRLHHDLLVYTDNRLNDDTAALAVYHLPD; encoded by the coding sequence GTGCCTGCCGCGCCCGCGTGGATGCGCTGGCTGCCTGCCTTCTACATCGCGGGCATCCTGGTAATCGAACCCATCACGCCGGTGCAGTGGCCCGTGAGCTTCCTGCTCGTCGCCCTCCCGGTGATCGCCGCCTTCGCCCACGGCCCCGCTGTCGTCGGTGCCCTCACCGTGTTCGCGATCGTCTTCGAAGGCGTCCTGGCCGGCACCCCGTGCTGCGCGGGCCGCCCGGTGAGCTACGTATGGGATCGCCACTACGTGACCGCTTACCTGTGCACCGCTCTGGTCGGCGTTCTCGGCACACTCCTGGCCGCCCACCGCGTGCGCCGGGAACGCACCCTCGCGACCGTGCGCTTCGTGGCCGAGATCGCACAGCGTGTCCTGCTCAGCCCGGTCCCTCACCGCATCGGCCCCATTCAGGTGGAAACTCTCTACCTGTCCGCCGACGCGGAAGCACGCATCGGAGGCGACCTGTACGAGGCCGTCCCCACCACGTATGGACTCCGCCTTGTCATCGGCGACGTCCGCGGAAAGGGCCTCCCCGCCGTGGAGACGGCCGCCACCCTCCTCGGCGCCTTCCGCGAGGCCGCCCACGACGAACCGGACCTCGCCACCGTTGTCCGCCGGGTAGAGACCAGCATGAACCGCAGGGCCGCACGCCTTGCCGGAAGCGACATGGCCGAACGCTTCGTCACCGCCATCATCGCGGAGATTCCTCGCCGGCACGTGGTCCGCATCGTCAACTGTGGCCACCCCCCGCCCCTGCTCATCCGCTCCGACGGGGTCACTGAGCTGGAAACGGCCGACCCCGCACCGCCACTCAACCTCGGCATGCTCCTCACGGAGGCCTACCACGTCGACGAGTACCCCTTCTGCCCCGGCGACCAGTTGCTGCTCTACACCGACGGCGTCACCGAAGCGCGCGACTCCGCCGGGGCCTTCTACCCCCTGCCGGAGCGTGTCCTCTCCTGGGGGCCCCTCCCACCCCGGGAACTCCTCGACCGCCTCCACCACGATCTCCTCGTCTACACCGACAACCGCCTCAACGACGACACCGCGGCTCTCGCCGTCTACCACCTGCCCGACTAG
- a CDS encoding NAD-binding protein, whose protein sequence is MHRPRATITRRDRPSALSRPPEEWTDTALSRLEQAQHPRSALGTGVEGSAVELVVNAWMAASTVAMSNVRALCDALAVDHATFVRVLAAGPLAMPCELQKVGVMDDASYAPGFAVQLALNGLELAAAAAAPSPLFQAVRNRLEATAAAGYDNDDLAAVDYLRKPPS, encoded by the coding sequence GTGCACCGCCCCAGGGCAACCATCACGAGGCGCGACCGCCCGTCGGCGCTGTCCCGACCACCCGAGGAGTGGACTGACACCGCGCTCAGTCGCCTCGAGCAGGCGCAGCACCCCAGGTCAGCGCTCGGAACCGGGGTCGAGGGCAGCGCCGTCGAACTTGTGGTCAACGCCTGGATGGCTGCCTCGACGGTCGCCATGAGCAACGTCCGCGCGCTGTGCGACGCACTCGCCGTCGACCATGCGACGTTCGTCCGGGTGCTTGCGGCGGGCCCGCTCGCCATGCCCTGCGAGTTGCAGAAGGTAGGTGTGATGGACGACGCCTCGTACGCGCCTGGATTCGCCGTGCAACTCGCCCTGAATGGCCTCGAACTGGCCGCGGCAGCCGCCGCCCCCAGCCCTCTGTTCCAGGCCGTCCGGAACCGCTTGGAAGCGACCGCCGCAGCCGGCTACGACAACGACGACCTCGCCGCCGTCGACTATCTGAGGAAACCGCCGTCGTAG
- a CDS encoding archease, whose protein sequence is MPHTADMQVEAWSPTVAGCIVEAVRAVVEGFADTSGAAVVGDHEYAITAESDEDLLVSVLEEVVYRMDADGEIPLDVEVGAIRSAGDGRGLSVRFRMADADTAVPVGAVPKAVSLHDLQLRCGPGGWTCRVTLDV, encoded by the coding sequence GTGCCCCACACCGCGGACATGCAGGTGGAGGCGTGGTCGCCGACAGTCGCGGGCTGCATCGTCGAGGCTGTGCGTGCGGTGGTGGAGGGTTTTGCCGACACGTCCGGGGCAGCGGTTGTCGGGGACCACGAATACGCGATTACGGCGGAATCCGATGAGGATCTGCTGGTGTCCGTCCTGGAGGAGGTCGTCTACCGGATGGATGCCGACGGCGAGATCCCGCTCGATGTGGAGGTGGGAGCGATCCGGTCGGCAGGGGACGGCCGGGGTCTTTCGGTCCGCTTCCGAATGGCCGACGCCGATACCGCCGTCCCGGTCGGTGCGGTGCCGAAGGCCGTTTCGCTGCACGACCTGCAGCTGCGGTGCGGACCTGGCGGCTGGACCTGCCGGGTGACCCTCGACGTCTGA
- a CDS encoding CapA family protein, translating to MALTMALAGDTMLGRNVAEELRRSPVPGTLVSTGVREALAEADLFVLNLECCVSDRGHRWPDPRKAFFFRAPSAAAKVLAELGVNCVTLANNHAVDYGFDALTDTCTLLAGAGVHTVGAGANVRAAREFAVLEAGGVRLAVVGVTDHPEEYAAGENSPGVAWADLRAGVPGWLTESVGRAAEAADVVLVTPHWGPNMTSRPPRRISAAAPELLAAGATLVAGHSAHVFHGIADRILYDLGDFVDDYAVDPVLRNDLGLLFLVTLDGPDAAHLVPARVKAVPLALDYCHTRLARGEEREWIRDRLTTACAEFGIAVADRTGWLTADWR from the coding sequence ATGGCGCTCACGATGGCCCTGGCAGGCGACACCATGCTCGGGCGCAACGTCGCCGAGGAACTGCGCCGCTCGCCGGTGCCGGGGACGCTGGTCTCCACGGGGGTCAGGGAGGCGCTCGCGGAGGCGGACCTGTTCGTACTCAATCTGGAGTGCTGCGTCTCCGATCGCGGGCACCGCTGGCCCGACCCGCGAAAGGCCTTCTTCTTCCGCGCGCCCTCCGCCGCCGCGAAGGTGCTGGCCGAACTGGGGGTGAACTGTGTGACGCTCGCCAACAACCACGCCGTGGACTATGGCTTCGACGCCCTGACCGACACCTGCACCCTGCTGGCCGGGGCGGGTGTCCACACGGTCGGCGCCGGGGCGAACGTGCGCGCGGCCCGGGAGTTCGCGGTGCTGGAGGCGGGCGGTGTGCGGTTGGCGGTGGTCGGCGTCACGGACCACCCGGAGGAGTACGCGGCGGGGGAGAACAGCCCCGGCGTGGCCTGGGCCGATCTCCGCGCGGGGGTGCCCGGCTGGCTGACGGAGTCGGTGGGCCGGGCCGCCGAGGCGGCGGATGTCGTGCTGGTCACCCCGCATTGGGGCCCCAACATGACCTCCCGGCCGCCGCGCCGCATCTCGGCCGCGGCCCCGGAGCTGCTGGCGGCGGGAGCGACTCTGGTCGCCGGGCACTCCGCCCACGTCTTCCATGGGATCGCCGACCGGATCCTCTACGACCTGGGTGACTTCGTCGACGACTACGCCGTAGATCCGGTCCTGCGCAACGACCTCGGGCTCCTCTTCCTGGTGACCCTGGACGGCCCGGATGCCGCGCACCTGGTTCCCGCTCGGGTGAAGGCGGTGCCGCTGGCCCTGGACTACTGCCACACCCGCCTGGCGCGCGGTGAGGAGCGGGAGTGGATCCGCGACCGGCTCACCACCGCCTGCGCCGAGTTCGGCATCGCCGTCGCCGACCGGACCGGATGGCTGACGGCCGACTGGAGGTGA
- a CDS encoding RtcB family protein has translation MEIALLESSPYRFRIEQREPMRVPGVVFASRALLPQAAGDKALEQVANVATLPGIVRASFAMPDVHWGYGFPIGGVAATDISHGGVISPGGVGFDISCGVRLLAAGIDREALDHDRTRRLMDILDRTIPRGMGRGGLWKLSGAGEMDELLVGGARYAVEHGHGVPRDLTRCEDYGVLDGAAPGQVSARAVERGLHQVGSLGSGNHFLEVQAVDQVYDPATAAAFGLRVGQVCVMIHCGSRGLGHQVCTDHVRVMDQELHRHRIQVPDRQLACTPVDSARGRAYLGAMAAAANYGRANRQLLSEAARHAFATAAGVGLELVYDISHNTAKLETHEVDGVARPLCVHRKGATRALPPGDPGLPEDLLRAGQPVLVPGTMGTASYVMVGLPGNDAFHSACHGAGRVWSRHHALRMVRGERLRGELEARGIAVRPSSWRGLAEEAPEAYKDVDAVATVTEGAGLARLVARLVPLGVVKG, from the coding sequence GTGGAGATCGCACTGCTGGAGAGCAGTCCGTACCGCTTCCGGATCGAGCAGCGGGAGCCGATGCGTGTCCCCGGGGTCGTGTTCGCCTCGCGGGCGCTGCTGCCGCAGGCAGCGGGGGACAAGGCACTGGAACAGGTGGCGAACGTGGCGACGCTGCCCGGCATCGTCCGCGCCTCCTTCGCCATGCCCGACGTCCACTGGGGCTACGGCTTCCCGATCGGCGGGGTGGCCGCCACCGACATCTCCCACGGCGGGGTCATCTCGCCCGGCGGCGTCGGGTTCGACATCTCGTGCGGCGTACGGTTGCTGGCCGCCGGCATCGACCGCGAGGCGCTCGACCACGACCGGACGCGGCGCCTGATGGACATCCTCGACAGGACCATCCCGCGCGGTATGGGGCGCGGCGGCCTGTGGAAGCTGTCGGGTGCCGGGGAGATGGACGAGCTGCTGGTCGGCGGCGCTCGGTACGCGGTCGAGCACGGCCACGGTGTGCCACGCGACCTCACGCGCTGCGAGGACTACGGCGTCCTGGACGGTGCGGCCCCGGGGCAGGTGAGCGCGCGCGCCGTCGAGCGCGGCCTCCATCAGGTGGGGAGCCTCGGCTCGGGCAACCACTTCCTGGAGGTCCAGGCGGTGGACCAGGTCTACGACCCGGCCACCGCGGCGGCCTTCGGGCTGCGGGTGGGCCAGGTGTGCGTCATGATCCACTGCGGCTCGCGCGGCCTGGGGCACCAGGTGTGCACCGACCACGTCCGCGTGATGGACCAGGAACTGCACCGGCACCGCATCCAGGTTCCGGACCGGCAACTGGCCTGTACGCCGGTCGACTCGGCGCGGGGCCGCGCCTACCTCGGGGCGATGGCGGCGGCAGCCAACTACGGCCGGGCCAACCGCCAGTTGCTGTCGGAAGCCGCCCGTCACGCCTTCGCAACCGCTGCGGGAGTCGGTCTGGAGCTGGTCTACGACATCTCGCACAACACCGCCAAGCTCGAGACCCACGAAGTGGACGGTGTGGCACGTCCACTGTGCGTCCACCGCAAGGGCGCGACGCGGGCGCTGCCGCCCGGCGACCCGGGCCTGCCCGAGGACCTGCTCCGGGCGGGCCAGCCGGTACTGGTCCCCGGGACGATGGGCACCGCCTCGTACGTGATGGTCGGCCTGCCCGGCAACGACGCCTTCCACTCCGCATGCCACGGCGCCGGCCGGGTCTGGAGCCGCCACCACGCGCTGCGCATGGTCCGTGGGGAGCGGCTTCGCGGCGAGCTGGAGGCCCGGGGCATCGCCGTGCGGCCCTCCTCATGGCGTGGTCTCGCCGAGGAGGCGCCGGAGGCGTACAAGGACGTCGACGCGGTCGCCACGGTCACGGAGGGCGCCGGACTCGCCCGGCTGGTAGCCCGCCTGGTGCCGCTGGGAGTAGTCAAGGGATGA
- a CDS encoding RlpA-like double-psi beta-barrel domain-containing protein: MNVKHQCSGATVCITITDCGPRTKDWCGEATCCNGACRTNRVLDLTPAAFSAIGNLSSGKLPVYIYE; encoded by the coding sequence ATGAACGTCAAGCACCAGTGCTCGGGCGCGACGGTGTGCATCACGATCACCGACTGCGGCCCGCGCACCAAGGACTGGTGCGGCGAGGCGACTTGCTGCAACGGTGCCTGTCGCACCAACCGTGTCCTCGACCTGACCCCGGCCGCCTTCTCGGCGATCGGCAACCTGAGCTCGGGCAAGCTGCCGGTCTACATCTACGAGTGA
- a CDS encoding cell wall protein — MTVRHDRADGMRRRRFLTNAALGGATIIGATALGGLDAEAAFAAEPSLDPAIAKSTFVEGRITGITGSVLEVAGSNGGHSRVQMTNVTSVWKVRATTAEVIDVGDGLYARGVKMPDGTVAADAVWVNIVNLDTQIRGIAKNRLHLAHGQHELVGHVAPDASASYAGRALTSDLSRLRIGQSAQVLGAWRPSDNSVDVVRISVGH, encoded by the coding sequence ATGACCGTACGACACGACCGGGCCGACGGGATGCGCCGCCGGCGCTTCCTCACCAACGCCGCGCTGGGTGGCGCGACCATCATCGGCGCGACCGCGCTCGGCGGCCTCGACGCCGAGGCCGCCTTCGCCGCAGAACCCTCGCTCGACCCCGCGATCGCCAAGTCCACCTTCGTGGAGGGCCGGATCACGGGCATCACCGGCAGCGTCCTGGAGGTGGCCGGATCCAACGGCGGCCACTCCCGGGTCCAGATGACCAACGTCACCAGTGTGTGGAAGGTCCGCGCCACCACGGCCGAAGTGATCGACGTCGGCGACGGGCTCTACGCACGCGGCGTCAAGATGCCCGACGGCACCGTGGCCGCCGACGCGGTGTGGGTGAACATCGTGAATCTGGACACGCAGATCCGCGGCATCGCGAAGAACCGGCTGCACCTCGCCCACGGGCAGCACGAACTGGTCGGTCACGTCGCCCCGGACGCCAGCGCCTCCTACGCCGGCCGCGCACTGACGTCCGACCTGTCCCGGCTGCGCATCGGACAGAGCGCCCAGGTGCTCGGTGCCTGGCGGCCGTCCGACAACTCCGTGGACGTGGTCCGCATCTCCGTCGGGCACTGA
- a CDS encoding MauE/DoxX family redox-associated membrane protein — MLSLTTGLAPLVLAGLLGWTGAVKAFSRGTAQQAPKTALARMLRSSERATKVLRATGAAELLIAAALLMSPANPVPGAAAAVLGAGFLAYLGYGRTAAPESSCGCSAGEETPITWRAFARAAVVVIGGAIAAVAQDTWWSAVSERPAGALVFLAGAAAVLVALSADLDRWWLLPLRRTRLHVFGHPLLGTAGRDQVPVAASVELLENSLAWQAAAPVVRSALLDHWEDDGWRILQYSGVYGYGEEARPVAVVFALDATAGRDTGDDPIVRVSYVDADSGEAVALDELGAVPSRKSLPMAG; from the coding sequence ATGCTGTCACTGACAACGGGCCTCGCCCCGCTGGTCCTCGCGGGCCTGCTCGGGTGGACCGGAGCGGTCAAGGCGTTCAGCCGAGGCACCGCACAACAGGCGCCGAAGACGGCGCTGGCCCGCATGCTGCGCAGCAGTGAGCGGGCCACGAAGGTGCTGCGTGCGACAGGCGCAGCTGAACTCCTGATCGCCGCAGCTCTGCTGATGAGCCCGGCGAACCCGGTGCCGGGGGCCGCCGCCGCGGTCCTCGGGGCGGGCTTCCTCGCCTACCTCGGCTACGGCCGGACCGCGGCACCGGAGTCCTCCTGCGGCTGCTCGGCCGGTGAGGAAACCCCCATCACCTGGCGGGCGTTCGCACGGGCAGCGGTCGTGGTCATCGGCGGGGCCATCGCGGCCGTGGCACAGGACACCTGGTGGTCGGCGGTCTCCGAGCGGCCTGCCGGTGCCCTTGTCTTCCTGGCCGGGGCGGCGGCTGTACTGGTCGCCCTCTCGGCCGACCTCGACCGGTGGTGGCTGCTGCCGCTGCGCCGGACGAGGCTGCATGTCTTCGGCCACCCGCTCCTCGGCACCGCCGGGAGGGACCAGGTGCCGGTCGCGGCGAGCGTCGAACTCCTGGAGAACTCCCTTGCCTGGCAGGCCGCCGCACCAGTGGTTCGGTCCGCCTTGCTGGACCACTGGGAGGACGACGGCTGGCGCATTCTCCAGTACTCGGGTGTGTACGGGTACGGGGAGGAGGCGCGCCCGGTCGCGGTGGTGTTCGCACTCGACGCCACGGCCGGGCGCGACACCGGTGACGACCCGATCGTCCGTGTCAGTTATGTCGACGCGGACAGCGGGGAGGCGGTGGCCCTGGACGAACTGGGCGCGGTGCCGTCGCGGAAGAGCCTGCCGATGGCGGGCTGA
- a CDS encoding TetR/AcrR family transcriptional regulator, which yields MTAKRSSRAADRTEDIMRTTLELGQEVGYAKLSIEAVAARAGAGKHTIYRRWPSKGALFLDSLLSLNAPGLDYPDTGDIVADLRKQIHGAVDLLSGPPLGPLYQALVVEAQHDPQLAAALNERFITPQADKTVARLKSARDQGQLSPDFDLDLAMAILSGPLYFQFLIAREPLTHDYVDRVIEALFAGMRPRH from the coding sequence ATGACCGCCAAACGCAGCAGTCGCGCCGCCGACCGGACCGAGGACATCATGCGGACCACGCTGGAGTTGGGCCAGGAGGTCGGCTACGCCAAGCTCAGCATCGAAGCGGTCGCGGCCCGCGCCGGCGCGGGCAAGCACACGATCTACCGCCGCTGGCCGTCCAAGGGCGCCTTGTTTCTCGACTCGCTCCTGTCGTTGAACGCGCCCGGCCTGGACTACCCCGACACCGGCGATATCGTCGCCGACCTCCGCAAGCAGATCCACGGGGCTGTCGACCTCCTGAGCGGACCGCCCCTGGGGCCCTTGTACCAGGCCCTGGTGGTTGAGGCCCAGCACGATCCCCAGCTCGCTGCCGCACTCAACGAACGCTTCATCACCCCGCAGGCCGACAAGACCGTCGCCCGGCTGAAGTCGGCCCGCGACCAGGGGCAACTGTCGCCCGACTTCGACCTGGACCTGGCGATGGCGATCCTGTCCGGTCCGCTGTACTTCCAGTTCCTGATCGCCCGGGAACCACTCACCCACGACTACGTCGATCGTGTCATCGAAGCTCTCTTCGCCGGGATGCGACCGAGGCATTGA
- a CDS encoding ABC transporter ATP-binding protein, with the protein MRSATTGPALRLVGLTKTFGRRRVVDHLELEVPSGSFFGLVGPNGAGKTTSLSMAVGLLRPDGGRAEIFGADVWADAARAKKLTGVLPDGLAMPERLTGRELLRFTGLLRGMDRAEIERRAGELLQTLGLDAAGRTLVMEYSTGMRKKIGLAAALLHAPKLLVLDEPLEAVDPVSTATIKAILQRFVRGGGTVVFSSHVMAVVEQLCDHVAVIDSGRVAAAGPLMEVRAGLSLEERFVSLVGGQSPAMEGLAWLAS; encoded by the coding sequence ATGAGATCGGCAACCACAGGTCCGGCGCTTCGGCTCGTCGGTCTGACCAAGACGTTCGGCCGCCGGCGCGTCGTCGACCACCTCGAGCTGGAGGTGCCGAGCGGATCGTTCTTCGGCCTGGTCGGCCCCAACGGAGCGGGCAAGACCACCTCGCTGTCGATGGCGGTGGGCCTGCTCCGGCCGGACGGGGGCCGGGCCGAGATCTTCGGTGCCGACGTGTGGGCAGACGCCGCCCGGGCCAAGAAACTGACCGGCGTACTGCCCGACGGGCTGGCCATGCCCGAACGGCTGACCGGGCGGGAGCTGCTGCGTTTCACCGGTCTGCTGCGCGGCATGGACCGCGCCGAGATCGAGCGTCGCGCGGGGGAACTGCTGCAGACCCTGGGTTTGGACGCGGCCGGGCGCACCCTGGTGATGGAGTACTCCACCGGCATGCGCAAGAAGATCGGCCTGGCCGCCGCGTTGCTGCACGCGCCGAAGCTGCTGGTGCTGGATGAGCCGCTGGAGGCGGTTGATCCCGTCTCGACGGCGACCATCAAGGCGATCTTGCAGCGGTTCGTCCGCGGCGGCGGCACCGTGGTGTTCTCCAGCCATGTGATGGCCGTCGTGGAGCAGTTGTGCGACCACGTGGCGGTGATCGACTCCGGCCGGGTCGCGGCGGCCGGGCCGCTGATGGAGGTCAGGGCCGGTTTGAGCCTGGAGGAACGGTTCGTGAGTCTGGTCGGCGGCCAGTCGCCCGCGATGGAGGGGCTGGCATGGTTGGCGTCCTGA